A genomic segment from Gilvibacter sp. SZ-19 encodes:
- a CDS encoding P-II family nitrogen regulator — MKEIKAFVKPNRIQRVIEALSDNGFKSMTLSQAEGTGAFKAKGARPSLDFNVTDSPVVKVELVCQNEEAQSAIDIILENGKTPEPGDGIIYLSDIEDAFQIKTGESLKRYDL, encoded by the coding sequence ATGAAGGAAATAAAAGCATTTGTAAAACCAAACCGCATTCAAAGGGTCATCGAGGCCCTTAGCGATAATGGTTTTAAAAGTATGACCCTTTCACAAGCAGAGGGTACTGGGGCATTCAAAGCAAAAGGAGCAAGACCTTCCCTTGATTTTAATGTAACCGATAGCCCAGTTGTTAAAGTGGAATTGGTATGTCAAAATGAAGAAGCGCAATCAGCAATCGACATCATCTTAGAAAATGGTAAAACGCCCGAACCTGGCGACGGAATTATTTATCTATCTGATATTGAGGATGCCTTCCAAATCAAAACAGGTGAATCCCTAAAACGGTACGACCTTTAA
- a CDS encoding Fur family transcriptional regulator, translating to MEKIVQLLESKGIRPTAMRLMTYKRLAELEVAISLGDLEKDFKISERSTLYRTMKTFEENAIVHQIEDGTGVLKYALCEENCECEVGNDLHLHFHCSNCDETVCLTEHKIPQINLPEGYITEDINLVVKGVCEKCSRQSE from the coding sequence ATGGAAAAAATAGTCCAACTTCTGGAAAGCAAAGGCATAAGACCAACAGCTATGCGGCTAATGACCTATAAGCGCTTGGCAGAATTAGAGGTGGCCATTAGCCTTGGCGATTTGGAAAAGGATTTCAAAATATCCGAAAGGAGCACCTTGTATAGAACGATGAAGACCTTTGAAGAAAATGCCATCGTACACCAAATTGAAGATGGCACAGGAGTACTAAAGTACGCCCTTTGCGAAGAGAATTGTGAATGTGAGGTGGGCAACGACCTGCACCTGCACTTTCATTGCAGCAACTGCGATGAAACCGTTTGCCTCACAGAACATAAAATACCACAAATCAATCTACCAGAGGGTTATATCACAGAAGATATCAATCTGGTTGTAAAAGGTGTGTGTGAGAAATGCAGTAGGCAATCAGAATAA
- a CDS encoding STAS/SEC14 domain-containing protein: MLAIYKKDNILYSLAENGMDKDDVAMLITAVSEHLEKYKSAAWYIEVSEVKNTRHQTVENEMEFKIPKQDHLKKVALVGSIEWQEEFTKNLLPFSEAHIKYFHSEDKELAKSWIEE, encoded by the coding sequence ATGTTAGCGATTTATAAAAAAGATAACATCCTATACTCATTGGCAGAAAATGGTATGGACAAAGATGATGTTGCTATGCTAATAACGGCTGTTAGTGAGCACCTTGAAAAATACAAAAGTGCTGCTTGGTATATAGAAGTAAGTGAAGTCAAAAATACAAGGCATCAAACTGTAGAAAATGAAATGGAATTCAAAATTCCAAAACAAGACCATTTAAAGAAAGTGGCACTTGTAGGTAGTATAGAATGGCAGGAAGAATTTACCAAAAATCTTTTGCCATTCTCTGAGGCACATATTAAATATTTTCATTCGGAAGATAAAGAGCTTGCTAAAAGCTGGATTGAAGAATAA
- a CDS encoding helix-turn-helix domain-containing protein has product MNSQGLKNMVYRKKIVYIIVIGFLFGLFIIQPLALSLYLYDETGDTGNWYALFLKTIKNTIRFGDIDQIFKNVLFGIMGSSLALMAFLRNKIFILTKKRNDGNAIIALIKNGENQFVEFKATLRWDLRQSKVNKQLEFVIAKTIAGFMNTKGGKLLIGVDDNGNILGLNQDFETLKKPDTDGFEQFLMQLISLKLGTHLCTAVNVSFYRYGENDVCYIEIAPAKIPVYLSQDGRSRFYIRTGNATRELDLPEAILHLGKEKALYN; this is encoded by the coding sequence ATGAATAGCCAAGGTCTTAAAAATATGGTTTATAGAAAAAAAATCGTGTATATAATAGTAATCGGTTTTCTCTTTGGACTGTTCATCATTCAGCCTTTGGCTCTATCACTTTACCTATATGATGAAACTGGGGATACTGGTAACTGGTATGCACTTTTTTTAAAAACCATTAAAAATACGATACGCTTTGGTGATATAGACCAAATATTCAAAAATGTTTTGTTTGGGATTATGGGTAGTAGCCTTGCCCTTATGGCTTTTCTTAGAAATAAAATTTTCATTTTAACAAAGAAAAGGAATGACGGCAATGCAATTATAGCGCTTATCAAAAATGGCGAAAATCAGTTTGTTGAATTCAAGGCTACCCTGAGGTGGGATTTACGTCAATCCAAAGTGAATAAACAGTTGGAATTTGTAATTGCCAAGACCATAGCGGGCTTTATGAACACCAAAGGTGGTAAATTGCTCATAGGAGTAGATGATAACGGCAACATCCTTGGTTTAAATCAGGATTTTGAAACTTTGAAAAAACCTGATACAGATGGTTTCGAGCAATTCCTGATGCAGTTGATATCTCTAAAATTGGGCACCCATTTATGTACGGCTGTAAATGTATCTTTCTACAGATATGGAGAAAATGACGTGTGCTACATAGAAATAGCCCCGGCCAAAATACCGGTCTATCTAAGTCAGGACGGGAGGTCACGGTTTTATATACGCACGGGCAATGCCACGCGCGAACTCGATTTGCCCGAAGCCATCTTGCACTTAGGAAAAGAGAAGGCGCTTTATAATTAA
- a CDS encoding STAS/SEC14 domain-containing protein, translating to MLQIINLEQEHLIAAKISGKLTEKDMEKMHPLIHNIIEKGHKVDFYFEMEDFKGYTLKGFWEDLKIDSAHLEDYGKMAFVGNKKWQEWAAKATDFFIKSEVKFFDIKNKEQAMTWVSTKG from the coding sequence ATGCTACAGATAATAAACTTAGAACAGGAACATCTTATTGCCGCTAAAATCAGCGGGAAACTTACGGAAAAGGATATGGAAAAGATGCATCCGCTTATCCACAACATCATAGAAAAAGGGCATAAAGTGGATTTCTATTTTGAAATGGAAGATTTTAAAGGCTATACCCTTAAAGGCTTTTGGGAAGACCTAAAGATTGATTCGGCTCATTTGGAAGATTATGGCAAGATGGCCTTTGTGGGCAATAAAAAATGGCAGGAATGGGCCGCGAAGGCAACTGATTTTTTCATAAAGTCTGAAGTTAAATTTTTTGATATTAAAAATAAAGAGCAGGCAATGACCTGGGTCTCAACAAAAGGATGA
- a CDS encoding heavy metal translocating P-type ATPase, producing MKKKKLQLRELKGKQSTVISASEKKLKTYLLAIFSFVMLIVGIAIDYFDAFPFFKGWVRIVWYTVAYIPVGFPVIKEGWESIKNGDFFTEFFLMSIATLGAFAIGEYPEGVAVMLFYAVGELFQNAAVNRAKGNIKALLDARPDEALVYKNGDFVSVNPETVEIGEKIQVRVGEKIPLDGILLSEKASLNTAAITGESKPDTITQNEKVFAGSINLDGVIEVETTKKFKDSSIARILDMVQNATARKSKTELFIRKFARIYTPIVVFLAIGLTLLPYFFVDEYVFRDWLYRALIFLVISCPCALVISIPLGYFGGLGAASRNGILFKGASFLDAMTKVNTVVMDKTGTVTKGVFKIKEVVTKNNFAPALSAVKGEAEFPVLSEAEMMQYLMAMEEQSTHPIAKAILEYKAEGADFKASEVSEVAGKGLKGIVNHKEVLVGNKALMTSNNVDVPPETDAIVESIVMVAIDGKFAGYVTIADELKEDAHHTIQQIREAGIAKIIMLSGDKDSITQQVAKELNIDWAKGGLLPEDKLNEVEKLKEQPESTVAFMGDGINDAPVLAASDVGIAMGGLGSDVAIETADVIIQTDQPSRMARGIQIGRSTRRIVWQNIGLAFGVKGIFLVLGAIGLATMWEAVFADVGVSFVAIVNAIRLQKMNWK from the coding sequence ATGAAAAAGAAAAAACTACAGCTACGGGAGCTAAAAGGGAAACAGTCCACTGTAATTTCAGCGAGCGAAAAAAAGCTCAAAACCTATCTGCTGGCAATTTTCAGCTTTGTGATGCTCATAGTTGGTATCGCCATTGACTATTTCGATGCCTTTCCTTTCTTTAAGGGATGGGTCAGGATTGTGTGGTACACGGTGGCTTACATCCCTGTTGGCTTTCCCGTCATCAAGGAGGGATGGGAAAGTATTAAAAATGGCGATTTCTTTACAGAATTTTTCCTGATGTCCATTGCCACCTTGGGAGCATTTGCCATAGGCGAATATCCCGAAGGAGTGGCCGTTATGCTCTTCTATGCCGTGGGCGAACTGTTCCAGAACGCCGCAGTCAATCGGGCGAAAGGAAACATCAAGGCACTTCTGGATGCGCGACCCGATGAAGCATTGGTTTATAAAAATGGGGATTTTGTTTCGGTCAACCCAGAAACTGTTGAGATTGGTGAAAAAATTCAGGTACGCGTGGGTGAGAAAATCCCCTTGGATGGCATTTTGCTGTCTGAAAAAGCATCGCTGAACACCGCTGCGATTACGGGTGAAAGCAAGCCCGACACCATAACACAGAATGAAAAAGTCTTTGCGGGAAGCATCAATCTCGATGGTGTTATCGAGGTAGAAACCACCAAGAAATTCAAGGACAGTTCTATCGCCCGTATTCTGGATATGGTACAGAATGCTACCGCTCGAAAATCAAAGACGGAACTGTTCATTAGAAAGTTCGCCAGGATTTATACGCCCATCGTGGTTTTCCTTGCTATCGGACTCACTTTGTTACCATATTTTTTTGTCGATGAATATGTGTTTAGGGATTGGCTATACCGAGCTTTAATTTTCTTGGTGATTTCCTGCCCTTGTGCCTTGGTCATTTCCATTCCACTGGGCTATTTCGGCGGTCTGGGTGCGGCATCGCGCAACGGAATCCTGTTCAAAGGTGCATCCTTTCTCGATGCAATGACCAAAGTGAATACTGTGGTGATGGACAAAACCGGAACCGTTACCAAAGGGGTCTTTAAGATTAAGGAAGTGGTGACCAAAAATAATTTCGCGCCTGCCCTGAGCGCAGTCAAAGGGGAAGCAGAATTTCCTGTATTGAGCGAAGCCGAAATGATGCAATACCTGATGGCGATGGAAGAACAATCCACCCATCCCATCGCAAAGGCAATTCTTGAATACAAGGCGGAAGGTGCTGATTTTAAGGCATCCGAAGTTTCTGAAGTAGCAGGAAAAGGATTGAAGGGCATAGTCAACCATAAGGAGGTCTTGGTCGGCAACAAAGCTTTGATGACTTCCAATAATGTTGATGTTCCCCCTGAAACCGATGCAATAGTCGAATCTATAGTGATGGTCGCCATCGATGGAAAATTCGCAGGCTATGTGACCATTGCCGATGAACTTAAGGAAGACGCGCATCACACCATTCAACAGATTCGGGAGGCCGGAATAGCTAAAATCATAATGCTCTCTGGAGATAAGGATTCCATAACCCAACAAGTTGCAAAGGAACTGAATATTGATTGGGCCAAAGGCGGCTTGCTACCGGAAGATAAGCTCAACGAGGTCGAAAAGCTCAAAGAACAACCTGAATCTACGGTAGCATTTATGGGCGACGGCATCAACGATGCACCCGTGCTCGCAGCCAGTGATGTGGGTATCGCAATGGGCGGTTTGGGCAGCGATGTGGCCATAGAGACCGCAGATGTCATCATTCAGACCGACCAACCAAGCAGGATGGCCCGAGGTATCCAAATTGGACGCTCAACACGCCGTATCGTATGGCAAAATATTGGTCTTGCTTTTGGGGTAAAAGGGATTTTCCTGGTTTTGGGTGCCATCGGTTTGGCTACGATGTGGGAGGCTGTGTTCGCCGACGTAGGTGTCTCGTTCGTTGCCATTGTCAATGCAATACGGTTGCAAAAAATGAATTGGAAATAG
- a CDS encoding heavy metal translocating P-type ATPase — MKDKEKHSKEDGHNHDHGGIFGKNTELYFAILSGVTLITGFLLEKYSGVSANIPFGLYIAAYFFGGFFTLKEAVTKVAKGEFEIDFLMLVAAAGAAYLSEWAEGALLLFLFSLGHALENYAMGKAKKSIAALTDLAPKTALLKKDDDTVEVGIEELQIGDTIVVRPNSKISADGVIVKGNSSVDQSPITGESVPVDKTPIENPDKEYTSKSDIPDENRVFSGTINGNNTLEIKVIKEAKDSTLNRLVTMVQEAQDQKSPTQLLTDKFERYYVPSVIILVIVLNFAFLVIDETWSESLYRSLAVLVAASPCALAISTPSAVLSGVARAARGGVLIKGGRPLEDLGVLTALAFDKTGTLTEGKPKLTDVESFGNIDKKELLEIAIAVEELSDHPLAKAVVRDGMERLGKNTKIPDADDLEAVQGKGIKANYQGNSIYIGNLELFEDIDDGVPDKVSEKVRNLEGEGKTTMLIKRGDEFIGMLGLMDTPREKARETLSQLKEIGIKKMIMLTGDNQKVADAVAEEIGLTEARGSLLPEEKVEAIKKLAEQENKLAMVGDGVNDAPAMANSTVGIAMGAAGSDVALETADIALMADKLETLPFAIGLSRRAKSVIRQNLWVSLGVVALLIPATIMSWASIGIAVAVHEGSTLVVVVNALRLLAFKK, encoded by the coding sequence ATGAAAGACAAGGAAAAACACAGCAAGGAAGATGGTCACAATCACGACCACGGTGGCATCTTCGGTAAAAACACGGAGCTCTATTTTGCGATTTTAAGTGGGGTCACACTAATTACAGGTTTCCTGTTGGAAAAATATTCAGGGGTTTCAGCGAACATCCCTTTTGGGCTCTATATTGCAGCCTACTTTTTTGGTGGCTTTTTTACCCTCAAAGAGGCCGTTACCAAAGTTGCCAAGGGCGAGTTTGAAATCGATTTCCTGATGCTGGTTGCGGCGGCGGGCGCAGCCTATTTAAGCGAATGGGCAGAGGGGGCCTTGCTGCTCTTCCTTTTCAGTCTGGGTCACGCACTGGAAAACTATGCAATGGGCAAGGCCAAAAAATCCATTGCAGCGTTAACAGACCTTGCGCCTAAAACTGCACTATTAAAAAAGGATGACGATACCGTTGAAGTGGGTATAGAAGAGTTACAGATAGGTGATACTATCGTGGTACGCCCCAATAGTAAAATATCTGCCGATGGAGTCATCGTAAAGGGCAATAGTAGTGTGGACCAGTCGCCCATTACTGGGGAGAGTGTTCCGGTGGACAAAACACCAATAGAAAATCCGGATAAGGAGTACACCTCAAAAAGCGATATCCCGGATGAGAACCGTGTTTTTTCAGGAACCATTAATGGCAACAATACCCTCGAAATAAAGGTTATCAAAGAGGCAAAAGATTCTACTCTCAACCGCTTGGTCACAATGGTGCAAGAGGCTCAAGACCAGAAATCGCCCACTCAGTTATTGACCGACAAGTTTGAGCGCTACTACGTGCCATCGGTCATCATACTGGTCATAGTATTAAACTTTGCTTTTCTGGTCATCGATGAGACCTGGAGCGAAAGCCTATACCGTTCCCTGGCGGTATTGGTGGCAGCAAGTCCGTGCGCGCTGGCCATTTCTACGCCATCTGCGGTATTGAGTGGCGTTGCTAGAGCTGCGCGTGGCGGGGTTTTGATAAAAGGCGGTCGCCCCTTGGAAGACTTAGGGGTGCTTACCGCTCTCGCTTTTGACAAAACGGGAACACTTACCGAAGGGAAGCCAAAGCTTACCGACGTCGAAAGTTTTGGCAACATAGATAAAAAGGAACTGTTGGAAATCGCGATTGCGGTTGAGGAACTGAGTGACCACCCCCTGGCAAAGGCAGTTGTGCGGGACGGAATGGAACGGCTGGGGAAGAACACCAAGATTCCAGATGCCGATGATTTGGAGGCCGTACAGGGCAAGGGCATAAAGGCAAATTATCAAGGTAATTCCATTTACATAGGCAATCTGGAACTCTTTGAGGATATAGATGATGGTGTCCCCGATAAAGTCTCGGAAAAGGTAAGAAACCTCGAAGGGGAAGGCAAAACCACGATGCTAATAAAAAGGGGCGATGAATTTATAGGGATGCTCGGGCTAATGGACACCCCACGGGAAAAGGCCAGGGAAACCCTTTCGCAATTGAAGGAAATAGGCATCAAGAAGATGATTATGCTTACGGGCGACAACCAGAAAGTGGCCGATGCCGTAGCGGAGGAAATCGGGCTGACAGAAGCCCGTGGTAGCCTGCTGCCCGAGGAAAAAGTGGAAGCCATCAAAAAACTTGCGGAACAGGAAAATAAACTGGCAATGGTGGGTGATGGGGTCAATGATGCGCCTGCAATGGCGAACAGTACCGTTGGTATTGCAATGGGCGCAGCGGGCAGCGACGTTGCCCTTGAGACAGCAGATATAGCATTAATGGCTGACAAACTGGAAACCTTGCCTTTTGCCATCGGTTTAAGTAGAAGAGCAAAGTCCGTTATCCGGCAGAACCTTTGGGTAAGTCTTGGGGTGGTTGCACTGCTTATCCCTGCGACCATAATGAGCTGGGCAAGTATCGGCATCGCCGTGGCCGTACACGAGGGTTCAACATTGGTGGTGGTGGTCAATGCATTGCGCTTGCTCGCCTTTAAAAAATAA
- a CDS encoding Fur family transcriptional regulator, whose protein sequence is MTKTEKILSNHGIRPTQMRSKIYRYLRRKQSAVSFSDLKKVFAEKSENNKTANRTTFYRNLKIFEDKGLIHQINDGTGMAKFAISGENTKSKYGTDLHLHFHCTECKKTICLPNKIPEESLPSDYKINDVNLVLKGICLKCKEK, encoded by the coding sequence ATGACCAAAACGGAAAAAATATTGTCAAATCACGGTATTCGCCCTACTCAAATGAGGTCCAAGATATACAGGTATCTGAGAAGGAAGCAAAGTGCCGTGTCCTTTTCCGATTTAAAAAAGGTCTTTGCTGAGAAGAGCGAAAACAATAAGACAGCAAACAGAACGACCTTTTATCGCAACCTCAAGATTTTTGAGGATAAAGGACTTATTCATCAGATAAATGATGGAACCGGAATGGCAAAATTTGCGATTTCTGGTGAAAATACAAAAAGTAAATACGGTACGGATTTACATCTGCACTTTCATTGTACCGAATGTAAGAAAACAATCTGTTTGCCAAATAAAATACCGGAAGAAAGTTTACCAAGTGATTATAAAATAAACGATGTCAACCTGGTATTAAAAGGAATATGCCTGAAATGTAAGGAAAAATAA
- the lpdA gene encoding dihydrolipoyl dehydrogenase, producing the protein MEKYDITIIGSGPGGYVCAIRAAQLGFKVAIIERYSTLGGTCLNVGCIPSKAWLEASEHYHKLKHQFEDFGIDVKEANVDIAKMNQRVQDVVGEIINGVAYLMKKNKVTVYEGHGTIKNKNTIEIKGEDETQTIETDKMVIATGSKPASLPNIEIDKKRIISSTEALVLKEIPKHLMVVGGGVIGVEIGSVFARLGSKVSIVEYFDGLIYTMDKSVGHQLYRSLRKQDIEFYLEHKVTKAVAADDKVTLKAQNRKDDKEMQLEGDFCLMAIGRKPYTNNLGLENLEVETNEKGQIKVDDNLETNVKGVYAIGDVVRGAMLAHKASEEGVFVAERIAGQKPHINYPLIPNIVYTQPEVAGVGLTEEEIKDAGRAIKTGSFPFKANARAKISMDTDGFIKVIADKETDEILGVHMIGPRIADSYTEAVVAMEFRAAAEDIARMSHGHPTFSETFKEACLAATEDRALHI; encoded by the coding sequence ATGGAAAAATATGATATAACAATTATAGGTTCCGGCCCAGGTGGCTATGTGTGTGCCATACGTGCGGCACAACTGGGCTTTAAAGTGGCTATAATCGAAAGGTACAGCACCCTTGGCGGCACTTGCCTTAACGTGGGTTGCATCCCTTCAAAAGCCTGGCTGGAAGCCTCGGAACATTACCACAAGCTCAAACACCAATTCGAGGATTTCGGCATTGATGTCAAGGAGGCGAACGTAGATATTGCAAAAATGAACCAAAGGGTTCAGGACGTCGTGGGGGAAATCATCAACGGGGTAGCCTACCTGATGAAAAAGAACAAGGTTACCGTTTATGAAGGCCACGGAACCATCAAGAACAAAAATACCATTGAAATTAAGGGCGAAGACGAAACACAAACCATAGAAACCGATAAGATGGTCATCGCCACCGGGTCAAAACCCGCATCACTGCCCAACATAGAAATAGATAAAAAAAGGATTATTTCCTCTACGGAAGCCCTTGTCCTCAAAGAAATCCCCAAACACTTAATGGTCGTTGGAGGTGGTGTCATTGGGGTCGAGATAGGTTCGGTCTTCGCCAGGTTGGGTTCAAAGGTTTCCATCGTAGAGTATTTTGATGGGCTTATCTATACAATGGACAAATCCGTAGGGCATCAATTGTACAGGTCCCTAAGAAAACAGGATATCGAGTTCTATCTGGAACATAAGGTCACGAAAGCTGTGGCGGCAGATGATAAGGTGACCCTTAAGGCACAGAACAGGAAAGACGACAAGGAAATGCAGTTGGAAGGAGACTTTTGCCTAATGGCCATAGGCAGAAAACCATATACCAACAATCTGGGCCTCGAAAACCTGGAAGTGGAAACCAACGAAAAAGGACAAATAAAGGTAGATGACAACCTCGAGACCAATGTAAAAGGGGTCTATGCCATTGGAGATGTAGTCCGAGGTGCGATGCTCGCACATAAAGCAAGTGAAGAAGGTGTTTTTGTGGCCGAACGCATTGCCGGTCAGAAGCCGCATATCAATTATCCCCTCATTCCGAACATTGTCTATACACAGCCCGAAGTGGCCGGTGTGGGACTTACCGAGGAGGAAATTAAAGACGCAGGTAGAGCGATAAAAACGGGCTCGTTTCCTTTCAAGGCCAATGCAAGGGCCAAGATAAGTATGGATACCGACGGCTTTATAAAAGTGATTGCGGACAAGGAAACCGATGAGATTTTGGGCGTTCATATGATAGGTCCACGTATAGCCGATAGTTATACGGAAGCTGTCGTGGCGATGGAATTCAGGGCAGCGGCAGAAGATATTGCACGGATGTCGCACGGCCACCCCACATTTTCAGAAACCTTTAAGGAAGCCTGTCTGGCCGCTACCGAAGACCGGGCGTTGCATATATGA
- a CDS encoding cation transporter, with the protein MTTINQTTFKVSKMDCPSEEQMIRMKLEGFPQVEHLDFDIPQRKLQVYHQGGIEEISSALGTLKLGEQLLETEQAQMPVAEDETKQKRILWWVLGINFGFFVVEMTTGWISSSMGLIADSLDMLADSIVYALSLFAVGGAVSRKKKVAKFSGYFQMALALLGFSEVLRRFLSSSETPLFQWMIIVSIFALIGNLVSLWLINKAKSKEAHMQASAIFTSNDIIVNGGVILAGVLVYFLDSKWPDLVIGGIVFAFVMRGAIRILKLSK; encoded by the coding sequence ATGACCACTATAAACCAAACCACTTTTAAGGTAAGTAAAATGGATTGCCCTTCCGAAGAACAGATGATTCGTATGAAACTCGAGGGCTTTCCACAGGTAGAACATTTGGATTTTGATATTCCACAAAGGAAACTACAGGTGTACCACCAAGGCGGCATTGAAGAAATAAGCAGTGCCTTGGGCACATTGAAACTGGGTGAGCAACTTCTGGAAACGGAGCAGGCCCAAATGCCCGTAGCCGAAGACGAGACCAAACAAAAAAGGATACTTTGGTGGGTGTTGGGCATCAATTTCGGGTTTTTTGTGGTCGAAATGACCACTGGGTGGATTTCGTCCTCTATGGGTCTTATTGCCGATTCTTTGGATATGCTGGCAGATAGTATTGTGTACGCCTTGAGCCTCTTTGCCGTAGGGGGCGCGGTTTCAAGGAAGAAGAAAGTTGCGAAATTCAGCGGTTACTTTCAGATGGCCTTGGCCCTGCTGGGGTTTTCTGAGGTGTTGAGAAGGTTTTTGAGCAGTAGCGAGACCCCTTTGTTCCAGTGGATGATTATCGTTTCTATTTTCGCCCTTATTGGTAATCTGGTCTCTCTATGGCTAATAAACAAAGCCAAGAGTAAGGAAGCGCATATGCAGGCCAGTGCCATTTTTACCTCAAACGATATTATCGTGAACGGAGGGGTGATTCTGGCAGGGGTGTTGGTCTATTTTTTGGACAGTAAATGGCCCGATTTGGTCATAGGCGGTATTGTGTTTGCCTTTGTAATGCGTGGGGCAATCAGGATTTTAAAATTATCGAAATGA